One window of the Capnocytophaga haemolytica genome contains the following:
- the rnr gene encoding ribonuclease R: MKRNRKKQAKKKQYELTRGIFEVLEKHPNESFNYKQIAAKLGADEPSKRDMIIKKLVQLKEKKKIVEVERGKYQALSSQHYYTGTLDVNHKGSGYVIVEGLDHDIYIAPNFLNKALHGDLVEVYVFPRFRGRKKLEGEITKVLERNKMRFVGTVQLSKNFAFVLPTDHRMYTDIFVRKSDLGGAENGDRVIVRIDAWEGKSQSPMGVVEQILGKPGEQDTEMHSILVEYGLPISFPVEVEEYAKGLDVSIKPEEIAKRRDMREVLTFTIDPKDAKDFDDALSFRVLENGNYEVGVHIADVSHYVKEGTILDDEAYERATSVYLVDRVVPMLPEVLSNFACSLRPNEEKYTFSAVFEMNKNAQVLNTWIGRTVTLSDQRFAYEEAQEIIERATVGSEYLMSAATSLTGLEYRVGEEIVDATLTLNDLAVQLRERRMKHGAISFDKVEVKFDLDENSNPIGVYFKEAKEANKLIEEFMLLANRKVAEFIAKQKKTFVYRIHDEPDGEKLTILNGIVHNFGYSIDMKDKKTISHSLNNLLESVKGKREQNLVDTLAIRSMAKAAYSTKNIGHYGLAFDDYTHFTSPIRRYPDVMVHRLLQLYLDGAPSQSEEHYEEKCKHSSQMESLAAQAERDSIKYMQVKYMEQHKNQVFAGTISGVTEWGIYVEINENKCEGLVRARSLKDDYYVFDETTYSLVGEVTKNAYQLGDEVMIRVVNTDLMKKQMDFELVNNE, encoded by the coding sequence ATGAAAAGAAATCGTAAAAAACAAGCTAAGAAAAAGCAATACGAACTCACCAGAGGGATTTTTGAGGTGCTGGAAAAACACCCTAATGAGAGTTTTAATTACAAACAAATCGCTGCCAAATTGGGGGCTGATGAGCCTTCCAAGCGCGATATGATCATCAAGAAGCTCGTGCAGCTGAAAGAGAAAAAGAAAATCGTGGAGGTGGAGCGCGGCAAGTATCAAGCCTTGTCTTCGCAGCACTACTATACCGGTACGCTCGATGTGAACCACAAGGGCAGCGGCTATGTGATTGTAGAAGGATTGGATCACGACATCTACATCGCGCCCAACTTTTTGAACAAGGCACTCCACGGCGATTTGGTGGAGGTGTATGTATTTCCGCGCTTTCGGGGTCGTAAGAAGCTCGAAGGAGAGATTACCAAAGTGTTGGAACGCAATAAGATGCGCTTTGTCGGTACGGTGCAGCTGAGCAAGAACTTCGCCTTTGTGCTGCCTACCGATCACCGTATGTATACGGATATCTTTGTGCGCAAGAGCGACCTGGGCGGGGCAGAGAATGGCGACCGTGTGATTGTGCGTATCGATGCGTGGGAAGGCAAATCGCAGTCGCCAATGGGCGTGGTAGAGCAGATATTGGGCAAACCAGGGGAACAGGATACCGAAATGCACTCTATTTTGGTGGAATACGGGCTGCCGATTTCTTTCCCTGTCGAGGTAGAGGAGTACGCCAAAGGCTTGGACGTAAGTATCAAACCCGAAGAGATAGCTAAACGAAGAGATATGCGAGAGGTGCTTACCTTTACTATCGATCCTAAGGACGCGAAGGACTTTGACGATGCGCTGTCGTTCAGAGTGTTAGAGAACGGCAATTACGAGGTAGGCGTACACATTGCGGACGTGTCGCACTACGTAAAAGAAGGCACGATATTAGACGATGAGGCATACGAGCGGGCAACCTCCGTCTATTTGGTGGATAGGGTAGTGCCGATGCTACCAGAGGTGCTCTCCAACTTTGCTTGCTCCTTGCGCCCTAATGAAGAGAAATATACCTTTTCGGCAGTCTTTGAGATGAACAAGAATGCACAGGTGCTCAATACGTGGATAGGGCGGACGGTAACGCTCTCCGACCAGCGATTTGCCTACGAAGAGGCACAGGAAATCATCGAAAGAGCAACAGTGGGGTCGGAATACCTTATGAGTGCAGCAACCTCGCTTACGGGCTTGGAATATAGGGTAGGGGAGGAGATAGTAGATGCCACCCTCACGCTGAACGACTTGGCAGTACAGCTCAGGGAACGCCGTATGAAGCACGGGGCTATCTCCTTTGACAAGGTAGAAGTGAAGTTCGATTTGGACGAGAATAGCAATCCGATAGGGGTGTATTTCAAAGAGGCGAAGGAGGCAAATAAGCTCATTGAGGAGTTTATGCTCTTGGCAAACCGCAAGGTGGCGGAGTTTATCGCTAAGCAGAAGAAGACCTTTGTCTACCGTATCCACGATGAGCCTGATGGTGAGAAGCTGACCATCCTCAACGGCATAGTGCATAACTTCGGTTATAGCATCGATATGAAGGATAAGAAGACGATTAGTCATTCCCTGAATAACCTATTGGAAAGCGTCAAAGGCAAGCGCGAACAGAACTTGGTGGATACTTTGGCGATACGCTCGATGGCAAAGGCGGCGTACTCTACTAAGAACATCGGGCACTATGGGCTGGCTTTTGATGATTACACCCACTTTACTTCGCCCATACGCCGCTACCCTGATGTGATGGTGCATAGGCTGTTGCAACTCTATTTAGACGGGGCACCCTCGCAGAGTGAAGAGCACTATGAGGAGAAGTGTAAGCACTCCTCACAAATGGAGAGCTTGGCAGCCCAAGCCGAGCGCGACTCTATCAAGTATATGCAGGTAAAGTATATGGAGCAGCACAAGAACCAAGTGTTTGCAGGTACCATCTCAGGGGTAACCGAGTGGGGTATCTATGTGGAAATCAATGAGAACAAGTGCGAAGGCTTGGTACGGGCGCGCTCGTTAAAGGACGATTACTACGTCTTTGATGAGACGACTTATTCCTTAGTGGGCGAGGTAACTAAGAACGCTTACCAGCTCGGCGATGAGGTGATGATACGGGTGGTGAACACCGACCTGATGAAGAAACAAATGGACTTTGAGTTAGTGAATAACGAATAG
- a CDS encoding alpha/beta hydrolase: protein MAKIVYLCAKIILVVMKDRKQSLLYLEMKTHQLKVPYTGKMRRVRVLLPADYDEHPDAAYPVVYMHDGQNVFHSREAYSGHSWKVVETIRRNPDMPKMIVVGIDNDEDNRMNEYAPWRFTDLPELSFDYSVGGVGSEYAAFVMQVIKPFIDSEYRTKTDKAHTVMIGSSLGANITQYMGLAYKDKIGGLGVFSSANWLNLEQFERYIKKFTLDEHQRVYIEVGTQEGDDTDKGLTYGNVKQSYISASLDYYRQLIDAGMPTENISLNVIAEGTHSEECWAAFLPECLRFLSEMWGE from the coding sequence ATGGCAAAAATTGTGTACCTTTGCGCGAAGATTATATTGGTGGTTATGAAAGACAGAAAGCAAAGTTTGCTCTATTTAGAAATGAAGACACATCAACTGAAAGTGCCCTATACGGGCAAGATGCGGCGCGTGAGGGTGCTTTTGCCTGCCGACTACGACGAGCACCCCGATGCGGCTTACCCCGTGGTGTATATGCACGACGGGCAGAACGTTTTCCACAGTCGTGAGGCATACAGCGGTCATTCGTGGAAGGTGGTGGAGACCATTCGCCGCAATCCTGATATGCCCAAGATGATCGTGGTGGGTATTGACAACGATGAGGACAACCGTATGAATGAGTACGCTCCGTGGCGCTTTACCGACCTTCCTGAGCTCTCCTTCGACTACTCCGTGGGTGGAGTGGGCAGTGAGTACGCCGCCTTTGTGATGCAGGTGATAAAGCCCTTTATCGACAGTGAGTATCGCACCAAGACCGACAAGGCGCATACGGTGATGATAGGCAGCTCGCTCGGGGCGAACATCACTCAGTATATGGGGCTGGCATACAAGGATAAGATCGGCGGTCTGGGGGTGTTTTCCTCAGCTAACTGGCTGAATTTAGAGCAGTTCGAGCGTTATATCAAGAAGTTTACCCTCGACGAACATCAGCGCGTATACATCGAGGTAGGTACGCAGGAGGGTGACGACACCGACAAAGGGCTTACCTACGGCAACGTAAAGCAGTCGTACATCAGTGCCTCGCTGGACTATTACCGTCAGCTGATTGACGCAGGGATGCCCACCGAGAACATCTCGCTGAACGTCATCGCCGAAGGTACCCACAGCGAGGAATGCTGGGCAGCCTTCCTGCCCGAATGTCTGCGGTTTTTAAGTGAGATGTGGGGAGAGTAG